The following coding sequences are from one Acidisarcina sp. window:
- the rplB gene encoding 50S ribosomal protein L2 — protein MPIKTYRPITPTLRFKTSLVNDDLTTDRPHKPLLVVKQRTGGRRNSGDLTIRHHGGGHKQKLRLIDFKRDKFGIPGRVATIEYDPNRSSRIALISYADGEKRYIIQPVGLKVGMTVVSGPESDILVGNALPLKNIPAGTTVHNVELRPGKGAQMVRSAGGSAQLVAKEGDYALLKLPSGETRKVLVECMATVGQVGNTDHENVSIGKAGRNRWKGIRPTNRGVTMNPVDHPHGGGEGKTSGGRHPVTPWGQPTRGYKTRNNKRTDTFIVSRAKK, from the coding sequence ATGCCGATCAAGACATACCGACCGATCACACCAACGCTGCGCTTCAAGACCTCGCTGGTCAATGATGACCTGACGACGGACCGGCCGCACAAGCCGCTGCTCGTGGTCAAGCAGCGCACCGGTGGACGGCGCAATTCCGGCGACCTTACGATTCGCCATCACGGCGGCGGGCACAAGCAGAAGCTCCGCCTGATCGATTTCAAGCGCGACAAGTTCGGAATTCCGGGCCGGGTAGCGACGATTGAGTACGACCCCAACCGCTCCTCGCGCATTGCGCTTATCAGCTATGCCGATGGCGAAAAGCGCTACATCATCCAGCCGGTCGGCCTCAAGGTTGGCATGACGGTGGTGAGCGGGCCGGAGTCCGACATCCTGGTCGGCAACGCGCTGCCGCTGAAGAACATCCCCGCCGGCACCACGGTACACAACGTGGAGTTGCGTCCCGGCAAGGGCGCGCAGATGGTGCGCTCTGCAGGCGGATCGGCGCAGTTGGTCGCCAAGGAAGGCGATTATGCGCTGCTGAAGCTGCCTTCCGGTGAGACCCGCAAGGTGCTGGTGGAGTGCATGGCGACGGTGGGTCAGGTAGGGAATACCGACCATGAGAATGTGTCGATCGGCAAGGCCGGCCGCAATCGGTGGAAGGGAATCCGTCCCACCAACCGCGGCGTCACGATGAATCCGGTCGATCACCCGCACGGTGGTGGCGAGGGCAAGACCTCAGGTGGTCGTCATCCGGTTACCCCATGGGGACAGCCGACGAGGGGTTACAAGACGCGCAACAACAAGCGCACGGATACCTTCATCGTCAGCCGCGCTAAGAAGTAA
- the rpsS gene encoding 30S ribosomal protein S19, with product MARSTKKGPFIDGHLMVKIEVMNQANEKKVFRTWSRRSTIHPDMVGHTIAVHNGRKFVPVYVTENMVGHKLGEFAPTRTFKGHSAKAAETTAKPR from the coding sequence ATGGCACGTTCTACAAAAAAGGGTCCCTTCATCGACGGGCACTTGATGGTCAAGATCGAAGTGATGAACCAGGCTAACGAGAAAAAGGTGTTTCGTACCTGGTCGCGGCGCTCGACCATCCACCCGGACATGGTGGGTCACACGATTGCGGTGCACAACGGCAGGAAGTTTGTTCCGGTGTACGTGACGGAGAACATGGTTGGGCACAAGCTGGGCGAGTTCGCTCCGACGCGCACCTTCAAGGGTCACTCGGCGAAGGCGGCTGAAACAACGGCGAAGCCGCGCTAA
- the rplV gene encoding 50S ribosomal protein L22 → MQLDTREFRAIARFQRVSPQKARLVLELIKGRRVEEALQTVAFTKKGVAPLVEKVLRSALQNANYLSQEQGLDVDVDNLYVKTAVANDGPRMKRIRPAPMGRAFRYQRRLSHIEISVAERKQGGLVETAEPAAETTNKTGKTKAATKKAAAKKAPAKKAAAKKTASKSAAKTKKAAK, encoded by the coding sequence ATGCAATTGGACACTAGAGAATTCCGGGCTATAGCGCGCTTCCAGCGGGTATCGCCGCAGAAGGCACGCCTGGTGCTGGAGCTGATCAAGGGCCGCAGGGTGGAAGAGGCACTGCAGACGGTGGCATTCACCAAGAAGGGCGTCGCTCCGCTGGTGGAGAAGGTTCTGCGCTCGGCGCTGCAGAACGCCAACTACCTCAGCCAGGAACAAGGCCTGGATGTGGATGTCGACAACCTCTATGTGAAAACGGCCGTGGCCAACGACGGACCTCGCATGAAGCGGATCCGCCCTGCTCCGATGGGCCGCGCGTTCCGTTATCAGCGGCGTCTTTCGCACATTGAGATTTCGGTGGCAGAGCGCAAGCAGGGTGGGCTGGTGGAAACCGCCGAGCCTGCTGCGGAGACCACCAACAAGACTGGCAAGACTAAGGCAGCGACGAAGAAAGCCGCGGCAAAGAAGGCTCCGGCGAAGAAGGCCGCAGCCAAGAAGACAGCATCGAAGAGCGCAGCCAAAACTAAGAAAGCTGCGAAGTAG
- the rpsC gene encoding 30S ribosomal protein S3 has protein sequence MGQKVHPYGFRLGVNKPWRSRWFVERDYDKLLVEDVHLKRELKEKLKAAGVSSVEVERPGNKLRLIIRTARPGIVIGRKGAEIEKLKGELQKRTNRDVFIDILEVNKPELDAQLVSENIALQLEKRVGFRRAMRKSVDSALRFGCKGIKVRVSGRLNGNEIARSEWYLQGRLPLHTLRADIDYGFSEAHTTYGIIGVKCWIYKGDIYEQKRRQPQQVGTTAF, from the coding sequence ATGGGACAGAAAGTCCATCCTTACGGATTTCGGCTCGGCGTCAACAAGCCGTGGAGGTCGCGCTGGTTTGTGGAGCGCGACTACGACAAGCTGCTCGTCGAGGACGTGCACCTGAAGCGCGAGCTGAAAGAAAAGCTCAAGGCTGCCGGCGTCAGTTCGGTGGAAGTGGAGCGCCCCGGAAACAAGCTGCGTCTGATCATTCGCACAGCGCGTCCCGGTATCGTGATCGGCAGAAAGGGTGCCGAGATCGAGAAGCTGAAGGGCGAGCTGCAGAAGCGTACAAACCGCGATGTGTTCATTGACATTCTGGAAGTGAACAAGCCGGAGCTGGATGCGCAGCTGGTAAGCGAGAACATTGCCCTGCAACTGGAGAAGCGCGTTGGCTTCCGCCGCGCTATGCGCAAGTCGGTAGACTCTGCGCTGCGCTTTGGCTGCAAGGGGATCAAGGTTCGCGTGTCCGGACGTCTGAACGGCAATGAAATCGCCCGCTCGGAATGGTATCTCCAGGGTCGCCTGCCGCTGCACACGCTGCGTGCGGACATCGATTACGGATTTTCCGAAGCGCATACCACCTACGGCATCATCGGCGTGAAGTGCTGGATCTACAAGGGCGATATCTATGAGCAAAAGCGTCGCCAGCCACAGCAGGTAGGTACTACCGCGTTTTAG
- the rplP gene encoding 50S ribosomal protein L16 has translation MLMPKKVKFRKQQRGRMKGKAWRGAELSFGDFGLKVMECGYITDRQIEASRVAMTRFIKRGGKIWLRLFPDKPVTKKPAETRMGKGKGAPDHWVAVVRPGKVLFEMEGVSVEMAQEAMRLASHKLPLKTRFVQRHDAKVTVAAK, from the coding sequence ATGTTGATGCCAAAGAAGGTCAAGTTTCGCAAGCAGCAGCGCGGACGCATGAAGGGGAAAGCGTGGCGCGGGGCTGAGTTGTCGTTCGGTGACTTCGGCCTGAAGGTCATGGAGTGCGGATACATCACAGACCGGCAGATCGAGGCCAGCCGTGTTGCCATGACGCGCTTCATCAAGCGCGGCGGCAAGATCTGGCTGCGCCTGTTCCCGGATAAGCCGGTCACCAAGAAGCCCGCCGAAACCCGTATGGGTAAGGGCAAGGGCGCTCCGGATCACTGGGTTGCGGTCGTCCGTCCGGGCAAGGTGCTGTTTGAGATGGAAGGGGTTTCCGTGGAGATGGCGCAGGAAGCCATGCGCCTGGCCTCGCACAAGCTGCCTTTGAAGACGCGTTTTGTGCAGCGGCATGATGCCAAGGTAACGGTCGCAGCCAAGTAA
- the rpmC gene encoding 50S ribosomal protein L29 — translation MEIEKIKNLSDGEIQQQERQAAEQIFRLRFQAKLGQTEGVKKLRELRTDIARLKTIARERELGLHGASPKTTASLPAKAQKKTTKKTKKEAR, via the coding sequence ATGGAAATCGAGAAGATCAAAAATCTGAGTGACGGGGAGATCCAGCAGCAGGAGCGTCAGGCCGCTGAGCAGATTTTCCGCCTCCGCTTCCAGGCAAAACTGGGACAGACCGAGGGCGTCAAGAAGCTGCGCGAGTTGAGGACGGACATCGCTCGCCTGAAGACGATTGCGCGCGAGCGCGAACTGGGCTTGCATGGCGCGAGCCCGAAAACGACGGCCTCCCTGCCCGCAAAGGCGCAGAAGAAGACCACGAAGAAGACCAAGAAGGAGGCTCGCTAA
- the rpsQ gene encoding 30S ribosomal protein S17, producing the protein MSEATVTSAQTGDSQSRRNEKVGNVVSTKMQKTIVVEVEMRKAHPKYKRVMKTNKKFYAHDEQNSARVGDVVRIRETRPLSKLKRWQLEEIVRRSSLAQLEETVPTV; encoded by the coding sequence ATGAGCGAAGCCACGGTAACAAGCGCCCAGACAGGCGATTCGCAGTCACGCCGCAATGAGAAGGTCGGCAATGTGGTTTCGACCAAGATGCAGAAGACCATCGTGGTCGAGGTCGAGATGCGCAAGGCTCATCCCAAGTACAAGCGCGTGATGAAGACGAACAAGAAGTTCTACGCGCATGATGAGCAGAACTCCGCGCGGGTTGGCGATGTGGTTCGCATTCGCGAGACCCGTCCGCTGAGCAAGCTGAAGCGCTGGCAGTTGGAAGAGATTGTCCGCCGTTCTTCTCTGGCGCAGCTGGAAGAGACAGTTCCAACGGTCTAA
- the rplN gene encoding 50S ribosomal protein L14, whose translation MAVQMRSMLEVADNSGARKLQMILPLGGSSGKKAGLGDVITAAVKEASPDGQVKKGKVVKAVVVRTRKEYRRRDGTYIRFDSNAAVLINDAGEPVGTRVFGPVARELREKKFLKIVSLAPEVL comes from the coding sequence ATGGCAGTGCAAATGAGATCCATGCTCGAAGTGGCCGATAACAGCGGCGCCCGCAAGCTGCAGATGATTCTGCCTCTGGGCGGATCGAGCGGTAAAAAGGCGGGCCTGGGCGATGTGATCACCGCCGCGGTCAAGGAAGCTTCGCCGGATGGCCAGGTGAAGAAGGGCAAGGTTGTCAAGGCAGTTGTGGTGCGGACGCGCAAAGAGTATCGCCGGCGGGATGGGACTTACATCCGCTTCGATAGCAATGCGGCGGTTCTCATCAATGATGCCGGCGAGCCGGTCGGGACGCGCGTCTTCGGTCCAGTGGCCCGCGAGCTGCGCGAAAAGAAATTTCTGAAGATCGTTTCACTTGCGCCGGAAGTTCTGTAG
- the rplX gene encoding 50S ribosomal protein L24: MASLNIQRNDTVEVVTGSDKGKRGRVLRVLPEANRVLVEHVRMVKKNVRPNPQKNIKGGIAEQEAPLHISNVMLVCSNCGPTRVGHKFEGDTKVRVCKKCGQTLAGKKK; this comes from the coding sequence ATGGCGAGTTTGAACATACAGCGCAATGACACCGTCGAGGTCGTCACTGGAAGCGACAAGGGCAAGCGGGGCCGCGTTCTGCGCGTGCTGCCGGAGGCAAACCGCGTGCTGGTCGAGCACGTGCGCATGGTCAAGAAGAATGTCCGGCCAAATCCGCAGAAGAACATCAAGGGTGGGATCGCGGAGCAGGAAGCTCCGCTGCACATCTCCAATGTGATGCTCGTCTGCTCCAACTGCGGCCCCACACGGGTAGGCCACAAGTTTGAAGGCGATACCAAGGTGCGAGTCTGCAAGAAGTGCGGGCAGACGCTGGCGGGCAAGAAAAAGTAG
- the rplE gene encoding 50S ribosomal protein L5, whose protein sequence is MAGKARLREKFHQEIKPALQKELGLSNPMAVPRIEKIVLNMGLGEATQNVKLMDPLVADLATIAGQKPVTTRAKKSIAAFKVREGMPIGAMVTLRQDTMYEFLDRLISVALPRVRDFRGVSTKSFDGRGNYTLGMRDQLIFAEIDYSKVEKLKGMNVTIVTTAKDDNEARALLKAFGMPFRQTA, encoded by the coding sequence ATGGCAGGAAAAGCAAGGTTACGAGAGAAGTTTCACCAGGAAATCAAGCCAGCTCTGCAGAAAGAGTTGGGGCTCTCGAATCCGATGGCAGTGCCGCGGATCGAAAAGATTGTCCTGAACATGGGCCTCGGCGAGGCCACGCAGAATGTGAAGCTGATGGATCCTCTGGTTGCGGATCTGGCGACGATTGCTGGACAGAAGCCGGTGACGACGCGCGCCAAGAAATCTATCGCTGCCTTCAAGGTTCGCGAGGGGATGCCGATCGGCGCGATGGTTACCCTGCGTCAGGATACGATGTACGAGTTCCTGGACAGGTTGATCTCCGTTGCGCTTCCGCGTGTTCGCGACTTCCGTGGTGTCTCGACCAAGAGTTTCGATGGGCGCGGCAACTACACGCTTGGCATGCGCGATCAGCTTATTTTTGCCGAGATCGACTACTCGAAGGTGGAGAAGTTGAAGGGCATGAACGTCACCATCGTGACGACGGCCAAAGATGACAACGAAGCGCGCGCGCTGCTGAAGGCGTTTGGCATGCCTTTCCGCCAGACGGCGTAA
- a CDS encoding type Z 30S ribosomal protein S14 gives MATTAKRVKDARKPKFKCRKHNRCKLCGRPRAYLRKFGVCRLCFRSLALRGEIPGVVKSSW, from the coding sequence ATGGCAACTACTGCAAAGAGAGTGAAAGACGCGCGTAAGCCGAAGTTCAAGTGCCGCAAGCACAATCGCTGCAAGCTGTGCGGACGTCCGCGCGCTTACCTGCGCAAGTTCGGCGTATGCCGCCTGTGCTTCCGGTCGCTTGCATTGCGGGGCGAGATTCCTGGCGTGGTCAAGTCCAGCTGGTAG
- the rpsH gene encoding 30S ribosomal protein S8 has protein sequence MSLTDPVADFLARLRNAIRARHQKLDVPASKLKTEIARILKEEGYIANYKAAEEDGRTVLRVYLKYGANNEAAIRDLARISRPGCRVYVGRDEIKRVQGGLGIAILTTPRGVMTGRQARREGVGGEILCEVW, from the coding sequence ATGAGTCTTACCGATCCTGTAGCAGATTTCCTGGCGCGTCTTCGCAATGCGATCCGTGCGCGTCACCAGAAGCTGGACGTCCCAGCCTCCAAGCTGAAGACGGAGATTGCCCGCATTCTGAAGGAAGAGGGTTACATCGCCAACTACAAGGCCGCCGAGGAAGATGGCCGCACCGTACTGCGCGTCTATCTGAAGTACGGTGCCAATAACGAAGCGGCGATCCGGGATCTGGCGCGTATCTCCCGGCCTGGTTGCCGGGTTTACGTTGGACGCGATGAAATCAAGCGCGTGCAGGGTGGCCTGGGCATCGCGATCCTGACGACTCCCCGTGGCGTAATGACGGGACGCCAGGCACGTCGCGAAGGTGTGGGCGGCGAGATTCTCTGCGAAGTCTGGTAA
- the rplF gene encoding 50S ribosomal protein L6: MSRIGKKPIVLPKGVKYTLQGNTVLVEGPKGKLEALVPKGITLETIDGALHAVRENDSQAALHGLTRALVFNAVEGVTKGWTKELDIVGIGYRAELKGKGTVVFTLGYSHPIEFPLPTGIEVTIDPKQTHLTVSGIDRQKVGQVAADMRSLRKPDPYKNKGVRYTNEKLKKKVGKTGAK; encoded by the coding sequence ATGTCGCGTATTGGCAAGAAGCCGATTGTGTTACCTAAGGGAGTGAAGTATACGCTCCAGGGAAATACTGTTCTCGTCGAGGGTCCGAAGGGCAAGCTGGAAGCCCTGGTGCCGAAGGGTATCACGCTGGAAACGATCGATGGTGCTCTGCACGCGGTTCGCGAGAACGATTCGCAGGCGGCGTTGCATGGTCTGACTCGCGCGCTGGTGTTCAATGCGGTAGAAGGTGTCACCAAGGGCTGGACCAAGGAACTTGATATCGTCGGTATCGGCTATCGTGCCGAGCTGAAGGGTAAGGGAACCGTGGTATTTACCCTGGGCTACTCGCACCCCATTGAATTTCCCCTGCCGACCGGCATTGAAGTAACCATCGACCCCAAGCAGACTCACCTCACGGTGAGCGGGATCGACCGCCAGAAGGTGGGACAGGTTGCGGCGGATATGCGCTCGTTGCGCAAGCCGGATCCTTACAAGAACAAGGGCGTGCGTTACACCAACGAGAAGCTGAAGAAGAAGGTCGGCAAGACGGGCGCCAAGTAA
- the rplR gene encoding 50S ribosomal protein L18, with protein MIPQRQRNVIRQRVHARIRERMEGTTERPRLNVYRSLNHIYAQIIDDSQGATLASASTLAAKLKTGGNVAAAKEIGKLIAERAQEKGIKKVVFDRGGYLYHGRIKALADAAREAGLEF; from the coding sequence ATGATTCCGCAGAGACAGAGAAATGTAATCCGCCAGCGTGTTCATGCTCGCATTCGCGAGAGGATGGAAGGCACGACTGAGCGCCCGCGTCTGAACGTCTATCGTTCGCTGAACCACATCTATGCCCAGATCATTGATGACTCGCAGGGGGCAACGCTGGCTTCAGCCTCAACGCTGGCTGCCAAGCTGAAGACGGGTGGCAATGTAGCGGCCGCGAAGGAAATTGGCAAGCTGATCGCCGAGCGGGCGCAGGAGAAGGGCATCAAGAAGGTGGTTTTTGATCGCGGCGGATATCTGTATCACGGCCGTATCAAGGCGCTCGCAGATGCCGCGCGTGAAGCAGGGCTTGAGTTCTAA
- the rpsE gene encoding 30S ribosomal protein S5 — protein MLKKKLDAGQYNLKDQVVAINRVTKVVKGGKNMSFAALVVVGDASAGVVGYGSGKAKEVPQAIRKGIESAKKNLVRINLTETTIPHQVLGRYGSGHVLLKPAPEGTGVIAGGAVRAVMTSAGIQNVLTKSLGTANPHNVIKATFDALVQLRDRQEVAAMRGKSVQEL, from the coding sequence ATGCTGAAGAAGAAACTCGATGCTGGTCAGTACAACCTGAAGGATCAGGTTGTGGCGATCAACCGCGTCACCAAGGTAGTGAAGGGCGGCAAGAACATGTCTTTCGCGGCGCTGGTGGTAGTGGGCGACGCATCTGCCGGAGTGGTGGGCTATGGTTCGGGCAAGGCTAAGGAAGTTCCCCAGGCAATCCGCAAGGGAATCGAGTCGGCCAAAAAGAATCTGGTCCGCATCAACCTGACAGAGACCACAATTCCTCACCAGGTACTGGGCCGCTATGGATCTGGCCATGTTCTGCTGAAGCCGGCGCCGGAAGGTACGGGCGTGATTGCCGGCGGAGCTGTCCGCGCAGTCATGACCTCGGCGGGTATCCAGAACGTCCTTACCAAGAGCCTGGGAACGGCCAACCCGCACAACGTCATCAAGGCAACTTTTGATGCGCTGGTGCAACTCCGCGACCGCCAGGAAGTGGCAGCAATGCGCGGCAAGAGCGTGCAGGAGCTATAA